The region ATGTGGAACAATCATATCCTGGAAGTGAGAAAAAATCCTCCCTTTCTATTTACAAATCTACCAAGAGCATCTTATCAAGGCTAGGAGTAAAGTTAGTGGATGAAGGTGACCCATGTGATGCTACTCTGACCATTATCCTAACTGGTAATGCCCTACGTGCAAATTATTGGAAAGCAGGAACCTGTTACAGTGGAGCTGTAGCATACATTGATATAAGCCTTACTATTCCAGAGCGCGAGCCATTCACTTTTCATACCAGCGAAAGATATCCACCCCCAAATACTATTTTTTACTGTCCTAAAGAACCATCTGGTGCTCCTTTTAGAGAAGTTTGCTTTAATGCTCTAGGAGATAGTCTAGCTACTTTGTGGGGACCTCAAGTATTCATTAAAATCATGAGTATGGAAGAGGGATGGCCCTCCTACTCAGCAAAATCTCTTATAGAGATAGGAGAACCAGTAGTAGAATTGCTAATTCAAACTCTAAAGGATGAAGATAGTAATGTTCGTGCTAGGGCAGCATATGCTCTTGGAGAGATAGGGGATGAAAGAGCTATAGAAGCACTAACTAATGCATTAAAAGATAAAGATCTAGGAGTTCAAGAAATTGTAAAAAGAGCTTTAGAGAAGATAGAGGAAAAGAAATCTTCACAATAAATTTAACTCCTATCATATATACAGAACTAAAATATATACCACATAGGATATATTAAAATATTGCAGATGGGTATTGATGAAATATTAAAACTTATAAAACAATTTAATATAAAATCCTTCAGTTAAGAATTAGTAAAAGAAGTCCTTAAAGAATTAAGAAAAGA is a window of Patescibacteria group bacterium DNA encoding:
- a CDS encoding HEAT repeat domain-containing protein, with product VEQSYPGSEKKSSLSIYKSTKSILSRLGVKLVDEGDPCDATLTIILTGNALRANYWKAGTCYSGAVAYIDISLTIPEREPFTFHTSERYPPPNTIFYCPKEPSGAPFREVCFNALGDSLATLWGPQVFIKIMSMEEGWPSYSAKSLIEIGEPVVELLIQTLKDEDSNVRARAAYALGEIGDERAIEALTNALKDKDLGVQEIVKRALEKIEEKKSSQ